The Physeter macrocephalus isolate SW-GA chromosome 13, ASM283717v5, whole genome shotgun sequence genome window below encodes:
- the LOC112065415 gene encoding LOW QUALITY PROTEIN: protocadherin-8-like (The sequence of the model RefSeq protein was modified relative to this genomic sequence to represent the inferred CDS: inserted 4 bases in 3 codons), with the protein MSQWRLRFPADTLHRAGLGSLLFLLLLLLVSGSCTETVNFLTYEEEALGTFISVLSDHILFNSQREVPGQFRLIKFNSSLIQVQEGDXVLGDAGLDLERVCGQAFKVVSFWREQFRRVHVEVEVRDVNHHEPRFSRAQIPEEVSEGAAVGTRIPLEVPVDEDVGANGLQSVRLAEPHSPFRVELQTRADGAQCADLVLLQELDRESQAAYNLELVAQDGGRPPRSATAALSVRVLDANDHSPAFPQGAVAEVELAEDAPVGSLLLDLDAADPDEGPNGDVVFAFGSRTPPEARRLFRLDPRSGRLTLAGPVDYERQDTYELDVRAQDRGPGPRAATCKVIVRISDVNDNAPDIAITPLAAPGAPVASPLAAAAAALGGANATSSTGPGTPEAGAISLVPEGAARESLVALVSTSDRDSGANGQVRCALYGHEHFRLQPAYAGSYLVVTAGSLDRERIAEYNLTLVAEDRGAPPLRTVRPYLVRVRDENDNEPLFTRPVYEVSVRENNPPGAYLATVAAXDTDLGRNGQVAYRLLEAXVSTYVSLDPVTGELHARQCFDREELAELRLGLEALDGGSPPLRGRAVVRLHVEDQNDHEPRLVTPPLVSDSGQAPLPRDAPLGYLLTRLQARDADQDLNAELTYILLRSDCGPGALALHPATGELPLQCRLSPQPADPLTAAVVVLDGGRPAR; encoded by the exons ATGTCTCAGTGGAGGCTCAGATTCCCCGCTGACACTTTACACAGGGCTGGACTGGGGTCCCTGttgtttctgctgctgctgcttctggtgtCAGGGTCTTGCACCGAAACTGTCAATTTCCTCACTTACGAGGAAGAAGCCCTCGGCACCTTCATCAGTGTTCTGTCTGACCACATCCTGTTTAACTCCCAGCGCGAGGTGCCAGGCCAGTTCCGCCTGATTAAGTTCAACAGCTCGCTGATCCAGGTGCAAGAGGGCGA CGTCCTCGGAGACGCGGGCCTGGACCTCGAGCGAGTGTGTGGCCAGGCCTTCAAAGTGGTCAGCTTTTGGCGGGAGCAGTTCCGGCGGGTGCacgtggaggtggaggtgagggaCGTCAACCACCACGAGCCACGATTTTCCCGGGCCCAGATCCCGGAGGAGGTGTCCGAGGGCGCGGCCGTGGGCACGCGCATACCCTTAGAGGTGCCGGTGGACGAGGACGTGGGCGCCAATGGGCTGCAGAGCGTGCGCCTGGCCGAGCCGCACAGCCCCTTCCGCGTGGAGCTGCAGACGCGCGCGGACGGTGCCCAGTGCGCCGACCTGGTGCTGCTGCAGGAGCTGGACCGCGAGAGCCAGGCCGCCTACAACCTGGAGCTGGTGGCCCAGGACGGAGGCCGCCCGCCGCGCTCCGCCACGGCCGCCCTTAGTGTGCGCGTGCTGGACGCGAACGACCACAGCCCGGCCTTCCCGCAGGGCGCCGTGGCCGAGGTGGAGCTGGCGGAGGACGCGCCCGTGGGCTCGCTACTTCTCGACCTGGACGCGGCGGACCCCGACGAGGGCCCCAACGGCGACGTGGTGTTCGCCTTCGGCTCCCGTACCCCGCCCGAGGCGCGCCGCCTCTTCCGCCTCGACCCGCGCTCGGGCCGCCTCACCCTGGCCGGGCCCGTGGACTACGAGCGCCAGGACACTTACGAGCTGGACGTGCGGGCGCAGGACCGCGGCCCCGGGCCCCGCGCCGCCACCTGCAAGGTCATCGTGCGCATCAGCGACGTCAATGACAACGCACCGGACATCGCCATCACCCCGCTGGCCGCCCCGGGCGCGCCTGTCGCCTCGCCcttggccgccgccgccgctgctctCGGGGGTGCGAACGCGACCTCGTCGACCGGGCCCGGGACGCCAGAGGCCGGAGCCATCTCGCTGGTGCCAGAGGGGGCGGCACGCGAGAGCCTGGTGGCGCTGGTCAGCACCTCGGACAGGGACTCGGGAGCCAACGGGCAGGTGCGCTGCGCCCTCTATGGGCACGAGCACTTCCGGCTGCAGCCGGCCTACGCGGGCAGCTACCTGGTGGTGACCGCGGGGTCGCTGGACCGCGAGCGCATCGCCGAGTACAACCTGACGCTGGTGGCCGAGGACCGCGGCGCGCCCCCGCTGCGCACCGTACGGCCCTACCTGGTGCGGGTGAGAGACGAGAACGACAACGAGCCGCTCTTCACGCGGCCGGTCTACGAGGTGTCGGTGCGTGAGAACAACCCGCCCGGGGCCTACTTGGCCACGGTGGCCG AGGACACCGACCTGGGCCGCAACGGCCAGGTTGCCTACCGGCTGCTGGAGG CCGTGTCCACCTACGTCTCATTGGACCCCGTCACTGGGGAGCTGCACGCACGACAGTGCTTTGACCGCGAGGAACTGGCTGAGCTGCGGCTGGGGCTGGAGGCGCTCGACGGCGGCTCTCCGCCGCTCCGGGGCCGGGCCGTGGTGCGGCTGCATGTGGAGGACCAGAACGACCACGAGCCTCGGCTGGTGACCCCGCCACTCGTCAGTGACTCAGGCCAGGCCCCTCTGCCCCGGGACGCGCCCCTGGGCTACCTGCTGACCCGACTGCAGGCTAGGGACGCGGACCAAGACCTCAACGCGGAGCTGACTTACATCCTGCTCCGCAGCGACTGCGGTCCCGGGGCGCTAGCGCTACACCCGGCCACGGGTGAGCTGCCCCTGCAGTGCCGCCTGTCCCCGCAGCCCGCCGACCCGCTGACGGCGGCCGTCGTGGTGCTGGACGGAGGCCGGCCGGCCCGGTAA